The Patescibacteria group bacterium genome has a segment encoding these proteins:
- a CDS encoding DUF2304 domain-containing protein codes for MLIKLILLVFIVLVLFGVIKRYRKKELSAKELVLWSSLWVLVSIAIMLPQTTDLLAAKVGVGRGLDLMVVISIMALFYVNYKMVSKIERIEKDITTIVRTVAINEAHKPKDQNS; via the coding sequence ATGCTAATTAAATTGATCTTATTAGTCTTTATTGTTCTGGTCTTGTTTGGCGTGATAAAACGTTATCGAAAAAAAGAACTTTCTGCTAAAGAGCTGGTACTTTGGTCCAGTTTGTGGGTTCTGGTGAGTATTGCGATTATGCTTCCGCAAACCACTGATCTACTGGCTGCAAAGGTTGGTGTTGGGCGGGGTCTCGACCTGATGGTAGTGATTTCTATTATGGCATTGTTTTACGTTAATTATAAGATGGTCAGTAAAATTGAGCGCATTGAAAAAGACATTACCACAATTGTACGCACCGTCGCGATTAATGAAGCCCACAAACCAAAAGATCAAAATAGCTAA
- a CDS encoding glycosyltransferase family A protein: protein MINFEPVTENTPIDVIITSHNYGRWLARAIESVLHQSVGEHNIIVVDDASTDNTEQVVQAYPAIQYIRNPSNLGCIGATKIGLKTASAPLLVFLDADDELLPSFTSDLLRALQKHPTAALTYGQVQYTGERQDLYQSYPYSPIKLVHAGNYISKTCLTRRRAFDQVGGFRDNMSSGQEDWDLWLSYVESGFYGVYVPKPVFRYTIHPNSRNSSVMSTAKNMKLNLSLIRHNHPKLYDWRFKILHPLYMAYWLTYQKLFKHDA from the coding sequence ATGATCAATTTCGAACCAGTTACCGAAAATACACCCATTGACGTAATTATAACCTCGCACAACTACGGACGGTGGCTGGCTCGCGCGATTGAGAGCGTGCTCCATCAATCAGTGGGAGAGCATAACATTATAGTGGTAGACGATGCTTCGACCGATAATACCGAGCAAGTGGTACAAGCCTACCCCGCCATACAATACATCAGAAATCCGAGTAATCTCGGGTGTATCGGTGCCACGAAAATTGGTTTAAAAACCGCCAGTGCGCCCCTGCTGGTGTTTCTAGATGCCGACGATGAATTACTGCCTTCGTTTACTAGCGACCTTCTGAGAGCCTTACAGAAGCACCCTACGGCCGCCTTAACTTATGGGCAAGTACAGTACACCGGCGAGCGGCAAGATCTATACCAGAGCTATCCGTATTCACCCATCAAGCTAGTTCATGCCGGCAACTATATCAGCAAAACTTGCTTAACCCGCCGGCGAGCATTTGATCAGGTGGGCGGCTTTCGCGACAATATGAGCTCCGGTCAGGAAGATTGGGATCTCTGGTTATCCTATGTTGAATCCGGTTTTTACGGCGTCTATGTTCCCAAGCCGGTATTCCGTTATACAATTCATCCCAATAGCCGCAACTCCAGCGTCATGAGTACGGCGAAAAATATGAAGCTTAATCTATCACTGATCCGGCATAATCATCCTAAATTGTACGATTGGCGTTTCAAAATCCTACATCCCCTATATATGGCCTATTGGCTAACCTATCAAAAATTATTCAAACATGATGCCTAA
- a CDS encoding glycosyltransferase family 2 protein, with product MNSTPKIAVILVNWNGQTYLPDCLRSLAVTKYPADRWQIVMIDNHSTDASVLFAKSEFPNVVVIENSTNLGFSAANNQGIRWALEHGFEVVVLLNYDTTVAPDWLMELAIQSQSDPKIGAVQAKILLHDHPEQINTVGNKLQYLGFGYSGNYLEVDSPAFDQPKEIAYPSGAAFLLTKAAVERVGVLDEDLFMYHEDLDLGWRLWLAGFKVTNAPKSRVFHKYNFSRNPKKFYYMERNRFIVLAKNYSIKTLLLILLPLIIMELGMLGYAAVTGWLGYKLKSYFDALVALPHTLKKRRGIQSTRRVTDREFVHLLSTGVVFGEINNPLLRWIVNPLLTVYWFCIRRLL from the coding sequence ATGAACTCGACACCAAAAATCGCCGTTATCCTGGTCAACTGGAACGGTCAAACATATCTCCCCGACTGTCTGCGTAGCCTAGCTGTTACCAAATATCCCGCCGATCGCTGGCAGATCGTAATGATTGATAACCATTCGACCGATGCTTCGGTCCTCTTTGCCAAAAGTGAATTTCCCAATGTGGTCGTAATCGAAAATTCTACGAATTTGGGTTTTTCAGCAGCTAACAACCAAGGTATCCGTTGGGCGTTGGAACACGGCTTTGAGGTGGTGGTATTGCTAAACTATGACACGACCGTAGCACCTGATTGGCTGATGGAGTTGGCGATTCAGTCCCAAAGTGATCCGAAGATCGGCGCCGTCCAAGCCAAAATACTGCTACACGATCACCCCGAGCAGATCAACACCGTCGGTAACAAACTCCAATACTTGGGTTTTGGTTATTCGGGCAACTACTTGGAAGTTGATTCGCCCGCGTTTGACCAACCCAAAGAGATCGCCTACCCCAGTGGCGCCGCTTTCTTGCTAACCAAGGCCGCAGTTGAACGTGTCGGCGTGCTGGACGAGGATTTATTTATGTATCACGAAGACTTGGACCTAGGCTGGCGCTTGTGGCTGGCGGGATTTAAAGTAACCAACGCCCCCAAGTCGCGTGTTTTTCATAAATACAATTTCAGCCGTAACCCAAAGAAGTTTTACTATATGGAGCGCAATCGCTTCATTGTTCTGGCGAAAAATTATTCAATAAAAACACTGCTATTAATCCTGCTCCCACTTATAATAATGGAGCTGGGCATGCTCGGTTATGCCGCCGTGACCGGCTGGCTGGGTTATAAGTTGAAAAGTTACTTTGACGCCTTGGTTGCTCTACCGCATACTCTCAAAAAACGGCGCGGAATCCAGTCTACCCGACGTGTCACCGACCGAGAGTTCGTTCATCTGCTATCAACCGGAGTGGTTTTCGGCGAAATCAACAATCCCCTGTTACGCTGGATCGTGAATCCATTACTGACGGTCTATTGGTTTTGCATCCGCCGATTGCTTTAA
- a CDS encoding glycosyltransferase family 1 protein → MNIGVDARSLLVEKKEGMHVYATNVLRQWAKSAPDHNFVLYVDGSVSAELRSQFPSNFRLVILTPKHFWPQTRLTWHFLLTRGREFDVFYFPTQSMSLYCPKPTLAVIHDLAFIKFPNYFTAWNRFVLANLTTNFTVKHAQKMICISQQTKRDVMGHYHVPEDKLEVIYHGYDQEQFFPRSPDEITVAKKQFGITGRYLIYLGTLQKRKNIVRLIEAYAQLRADKQLEHQLVIAGKRGWLYKDIFETVQKLHLEPYVVFTDYMPTATAASLYSGSEAYILPSLYEGFGMPVIEAMACGAPVIVSSAPPLPEIAGSAAEIINDPYRSESIATAIWNVISNPKRQQDLKSAGLVQKNNYSWSKCAQATLAAILSLRR, encoded by the coding sequence ATGAACATCGGAGTAGACGCCAGAAGCTTGTTGGTTGAAAAAAAGGAGGGTATGCATGTATATGCTACCAACGTTCTTCGTCAGTGGGCCAAATCCGCACCAGACCACAATTTTGTCCTGTACGTGGATGGTTCAGTGTCAGCAGAATTACGATCCCAGTTTCCGAGCAATTTCAGACTTGTCATATTGACGCCAAAACATTTCTGGCCCCAGACCCGCCTGACTTGGCATTTTCTATTGACGCGTGGACGCGAGTTCGATGTATTTTACTTCCCCACCCAGTCGATGTCGCTGTATTGTCCCAAGCCGACTTTAGCGGTTATTCATGACCTGGCGTTTATAAAGTTCCCCAACTATTTCACAGCTTGGAACCGTTTCGTCTTGGCCAATCTGACGACCAATTTTACCGTCAAACACGCCCAAAAAATGATCTGCATATCACAGCAGACCAAGCGGGACGTTATGGGGCATTACCATGTTCCAGAAGACAAACTCGAGGTTATCTATCATGGATACGACCAGGAACAGTTTTTCCCCCGTTCGCCGGACGAGATCACTGTGGCCAAGAAACAGTTTGGAATAACCGGAAGGTATTTAATATATCTTGGTACACTTCAAAAGCGTAAAAATATCGTACGCCTAATCGAGGCCTATGCCCAGCTACGCGCGGACAAGCAGCTCGAACATCAGCTCGTGATTGCTGGAAAGCGTGGTTGGCTTTATAAAGATATATTCGAAACGGTACAAAAGCTACACTTGGAGCCATATGTTGTTTTTACCGATTATATGCCGACAGCCACAGCGGCTTCGCTCTATAGTGGCAGTGAAGCGTATATTCTACCATCACTCTATGAAGGCTTTGGGATGCCGGTTATTGAGGCGATGGCTTGCGGTGCGCCCGTGATTGTCTCCAGCGCTCCCCCATTGCCTGAAATTGCAGGATCGGCAGCTGAGATTATTAACGATCCTTACCGCTCCGAATCTATTGCTACCGCCATTTGGAATGTCATCTCTAATCCAAAACGGCAGCAGGATCTGAAATCGGCCGGTTTGGTTCAAAAAAATAATTACTCCTGGTCCAAATGCGCCCAGGCAACCCTAGCTGCCATACTATCGTTGCGTCGCTGA
- a CDS encoding glycosyltransferase family 2 protein has product MTQSINNNAFKTHFIVIPAYNEARNIGTVLDSLLTEYHNIIVVDDCSKDDTCIIVSRYPVHLLRHITNLGQGAALQTGTEYAVQQGASIITHFDSDGQHRLQDIKDIINPLLKNETDVVFGSRFLNKSSNIPNFKRRVILPIGKLVNWAFTGLWLSDAHNGFRALNNNAAIKIQLKQNRMAHATEILSQVKKHHLRYTEVPVVIEYHNFGQTFSGGIKIVRDLILKNIFK; this is encoded by the coding sequence ATGACGCAAAGCATTAATAACAACGCTTTTAAAACACATTTCATTGTAATTCCGGCATACAACGAGGCTCGCAATATAGGGACAGTACTAGATAGCCTGCTGACGGAATATCACAACATTATTGTAGTTGATGACTGTTCAAAAGATGATACTTGTATCATTGTTTCGCGTTACCCGGTCCACCTACTGCGACATATAACAAACTTAGGTCAGGGTGCGGCTCTTCAAACAGGCACCGAGTATGCCGTGCAGCAAGGTGCCAGTATAATTACACATTTCGATTCGGATGGCCAACACCGCTTACAAGACATCAAAGATATTATAAACCCTCTACTTAAAAATGAGACAGATGTTGTATTTGGGTCTAGGTTTCTTAATAAATCTAGCAATATCCCCAATTTTAAACGTCGAGTAATTTTACCCATTGGAAAACTCGTCAATTGGGCCTTTACTGGACTTTGGTTGAGCGATGCCCACAACGGCTTTCGTGCTTTAAATAATAACGCTGCCATCAAGATACAACTCAAACAAAACCGCATGGCCCATGCTACGGAAATTCTTTCTCAAGTGAAAAAACATCATTTACGATATACCGAGGTTCCCGTTGTTATTGAGTATCATAATTTTGGTCAAACTTTTTCTGGTGGCATAAAGATTGTACGCGATCTAATATTAAAAAATATATTTAAATAA
- a CDS encoding 6-pyruvoyl-tetrahydropterin synthase-related protein: MKPTNQKIKIAKSRASLCSRHGTLLAGLIFIILAIISSWSVLANVSDKIVGETDAFQLLGTINSLSKTWSPADLLTMSGLQNIFSVTFPLLLLHKIFGDPLGYNIFWIASFALTGFGTYLLTYYMFRKRSAAYIAGGIFSLAPIHFALSAGFHGIGHLELYPFAILLLFKLLNRPSVKYLLGLVAFILLISSYDIHGAVFIGLFSIIYVVYETIRRPKMLKDRRLLVYMGIFAALCGLWLVFHTKNLVKVATSDNSYNKPSVEEIITYSNDAAGFVTPYAYHPIWGDFFWQNYSSKFIRSIGENTNYIGIVTFILVIVGIYSGKKLVWIKYWLGITIAFSILSLGPFLKLGGIIEPKIPLPYLLLLKYIPFIDNLRGVGRFYLLGMLGFSILAGYGFSVLYVKLKYKKKYIFTFLVVVLGMLDFLAVPKTNDTSVPKFYTQIAAESGNYSILQIPSVTSYNPSSYLVYYNSQHDKQPLAEKGYFSRDQYDNERLDWLRKTPVLGNLLYSLPQGQTPDLDVVRQDYPALAQTIFRENNLKYIILHKNFITDNPYIGYGILPENFELTKHFIEDTLKLSKYYEDNDTLVYLAMKDGSTETGASYVRLGNNWQTDKDPVTWKPFALGGQDSSLVAHNSSSENKLVGVTFQAQSEDENYRVSLKYQDKLIDTIDIGPDPITYTVNLPNVPTGDSSLSFSLPLTDNGDTQSLNQVIKLLSVKYAQLSDVTLPIAYDILLQQPDNRSVLQVGYRNLYTTVPQTGDQAKLGNHKVVQMSDADYHESGWSTDTASSSIRNHPIIRYMQNDTYYWGWAYNNEKKTYNDLYWYYLTTNNLLEQNIGYVMLDKKLFSSGQIAYSKLYFQNALSTSKLFEDDASVLYQISPPQQSVETHELMLNGAFCDVYNVNIKDGDELSLIESQSDAIIRLTGRLNNPTPENRTVYFTRGEEYVGRYILYPGDNEIVLTIGRLTEGINTLTFSVEFGQSGESYRMSDWATLPTDYTSFIEYVKSQNPAQTESVVDSYENPAVVYDESSGKATTDDSYTARQSFEIKPACAVSKESPACTSIMTHYFDGYTTSAEASAWIKMDAWPEGTTLSLKLINNDGMSLNLKTPYLGLGWSPTVSGEFEHSFQLGKWNNLRVVNTDSGELTLYENDVPIFWCAQCAQSRILGVSINLESNSPQTKAWIDDLKYGRTYLK, encoded by the coding sequence ATGAAGCCCACAAACCAAAAGATCAAAATAGCTAAGAGCCGAGCAAGTTTATGCTCAAGACACGGTACGCTTCTTGCCGGGCTGATTTTTATTATACTGGCAATTATTAGCAGTTGGTCGGTGTTGGCAAATGTCTCAGATAAAATTGTTGGGGAAACCGACGCCTTTCAGTTGCTTGGCACTATTAATTCTTTGAGTAAGACTTGGTCACCTGCCGACCTGCTAACCATGTCTGGATTACAAAACATATTTTCCGTTACTTTTCCACTTTTGCTGTTGCATAAAATATTTGGCGATCCTCTCGGGTATAATATTTTTTGGATTGCCTCTTTTGCTTTAACTGGTTTTGGCACGTATCTGCTGACGTATTATATGTTTCGTAAACGCTCAGCCGCATATATTGCTGGGGGAATTTTTTCGCTCGCCCCTATTCATTTCGCTCTCTCGGCCGGTTTTCATGGTATCGGACACCTTGAGTTGTATCCATTCGCAATACTACTCCTTTTTAAACTACTTAATCGGCCATCAGTTAAATATTTACTGGGGTTGGTGGCATTTATCCTTCTTATTTCATCATACGATATACACGGCGCCGTGTTTATCGGATTATTTTCGATTATTTATGTCGTCTACGAGACAATTCGTCGGCCTAAAATGTTAAAAGATCGCAGACTATTGGTTTATATGGGTATTTTTGCTGCGCTGTGCGGTTTATGGTTAGTCTTTCACACGAAAAACTTAGTTAAGGTTGCCACGTCAGACAATAGCTATAATAAGCCTTCAGTCGAAGAAATAATCACCTACTCAAACGATGCTGCCGGGTTTGTTACCCCATACGCGTATCATCCGATATGGGGGGATTTCTTTTGGCAAAACTATTCCAGTAAATTTATCAGATCAATTGGGGAAAATACCAACTATATCGGAATTGTTACTTTTATCTTAGTTATTGTTGGAATTTACAGCGGCAAGAAATTAGTTTGGATAAAATACTGGTTAGGCATTACTATTGCTTTTAGTATTTTAAGCTTGGGCCCTTTCCTTAAACTTGGCGGCATTATCGAACCTAAAATTCCATTACCCTACTTACTACTGTTGAAATATATACCATTTATCGATAATTTACGAGGAGTTGGTCGATTTTATTTGTTGGGTATGCTTGGTTTTTCCATCTTGGCTGGTTATGGGTTTAGCGTACTTTACGTCAAACTTAAGTATAAAAAGAAATATATTTTCACATTCCTGGTTGTTGTCTTAGGAATGTTGGATTTCTTAGCAGTGCCAAAAACTAATGATACGAGTGTGCCCAAGTTCTATACTCAAATTGCTGCCGAAAGTGGCAATTATTCTATACTCCAAATCCCTAGCGTTACTAGTTACAACCCCTCTTCGTATCTAGTTTATTATAACTCCCAACATGATAAGCAACCACTGGCTGAAAAGGGTTATTTCAGCCGCGATCAATATGATAACGAGCGCCTCGACTGGCTTCGCAAAACACCCGTACTGGGCAACCTACTCTATTCCCTCCCCCAGGGCCAGACTCCTGACTTGGATGTGGTGAGACAAGATTATCCCGCATTGGCTCAGACTATCTTCCGAGAAAATAATCTGAAGTACATTATTCTGCATAAAAACTTTATCACTGATAATCCATACATTGGCTATGGAATTCTGCCGGAAAATTTCGAACTCACTAAGCATTTCATCGAAGATACTCTCAAGCTTTCGAAATACTATGAAGACAATGACACCCTCGTATACCTGGCGATGAAGGACGGCTCGACCGAGACCGGTGCTTCATATGTCCGCCTGGGAAACAATTGGCAAACGGATAAGGATCCGGTGACGTGGAAACCATTCGCCCTGGGCGGCCAAGATTCATCATTGGTAGCTCATAACTCTTCAAGCGAGAATAAATTGGTTGGCGTCACTTTTCAAGCTCAAAGTGAGGATGAGAATTATCGGGTATCACTAAAGTATCAAGATAAACTCATCGATACGATTGACATCGGGCCGGATCCGATAACGTATACTGTTAATTTGCCAAACGTACCGACTGGTGACAGTTCGTTGAGTTTCTCCTTGCCCTTAACTGACAATGGTGACACCCAAAGCCTAAATCAGGTAATTAAATTACTATCAGTAAAGTATGCCCAGTTGTCGGACGTTACCTTGCCCATAGCTTACGATATATTACTTCAACAACCCGACAATCGTTCGGTATTGCAGGTAGGCTACCGTAATCTGTATACCACCGTCCCACAAACAGGCGACCAGGCAAAGTTGGGAAACCATAAAGTCGTTCAGATGTCTGACGCTGATTACCATGAAAGTGGCTGGTCAACCGATACGGCCAGCTCATCAATACGAAATCATCCCATCATCCGTTACATGCAAAATGATACCTATTACTGGGGCTGGGCATACAATAATGAGAAAAAAACGTATAACGACCTTTACTGGTATTATCTCACTACCAACAACCTACTGGAACAAAATATTGGGTATGTCATGCTTGATAAGAAGCTATTTTCTTCAGGACAAATTGCTTACTCAAAACTTTATTTCCAAAACGCCCTGTCCACATCTAAATTATTCGAAGACGACGCGTCAGTACTCTATCAAATTTCTCCACCCCAACAATCAGTCGAAACCCACGAGTTGATGTTAAATGGCGCTTTCTGTGATGTATACAACGTAAATATTAAGGACGGTGACGAGCTATCGTTAATCGAATCACAATCCGATGCTATAATCAGACTCACTGGCCGCTTGAATAATCCGACCCCCGAAAATCGAACCGTATACTTCACAAGAGGTGAAGAGTATGTCGGTCGCTACATTTTGTACCCAGGTGACAATGAGATAGTTTTAACCATTGGGCGACTCACGGAGGGCATCAATACTCTCACTTTTTCTGTTGAGTTTGGACAAAGTGGTGAATCATATAGGATGAGTGATTGGGCCACCCTACCCACTGATTATACGTCTTTCATAGAATATGTTAAATCACAAAATCCAGCCCAAACCGAATCTGTTGTGGATAGCTATGAAAATCCCGCCGTGGTTTATGACGAGTCCAGCGGTAAAGCAACAACCGACGATTCCTACACTGCTCGTCAATCATTTGAGATTAAGCCAGCCTGCGCTGTTTCAAAAGAATCGCCAGCGTGCACCTCGATAATGACACACTACTTCGACGGCTATACGACCAGCGCTGAAGCCAGCGCTTGGATCAAGATGGACGCGTGGCCCGAAGGTACGACACTAAGCCTGAAGCTGATCAACAATGACGGCATGTCGCTTAACTTGAAAACGCCCTATCTCGGGCTGGGCTGGTCGCCCACGGTTAGCGGTGAATTTGAGCACAGTTTTCAACTGGGGAAATGGAATAACCTTCGCGTGGTTAACACGGATTCGGGTGAGTTAACATTATATGAAAACGATGTTCCGATATTTTGGTGCGCCCAATGCGCCCAATCACGCATTCTGGGCGTATCGATAAACCTGGAATCTAATTCACCGCAAACCAAGGCCTGGATTGATGATCTCAAATACGGACGAACTTATCTAAAGTAA
- a CDS encoding glycosyltransferase family 2 protein, translating into MPNPKIGIVVLHWNGLDDTRECLQSLQRVQYPSFRIYVIDNHSPDQAGSILTNEFGNNIEMITNSENLGYAGGNNVGIRRALSDGCDAVLLLNNDTVVAPDFLDHLVRRLYSNPTTGMVGPKILQYQHRKRVWFAGGRIRWNTGIRLSHIGVNQPDNEMYRQPKPIDFMTGCCLLIKRETIDRVGLLPEDYFLYFEDADWSVAVTRSGYQIWYEPSAVIWHKEVSEGQTLSPMKTYYLTRNYLRFGMKYANWLQKIIFILAYMLYYGQLFIKNVFKGRREQNKMIIKGLQDYFTHVSGPLAPPRT; encoded by the coding sequence ATGCCTAACCCAAAAATTGGCATTGTCGTACTTCATTGGAATGGGTTGGATGATACGCGGGAATGTTTACAGTCGCTACAGCGAGTACAGTATCCAAGCTTCCGCATCTACGTAATTGATAACCACTCCCCCGATCAAGCTGGATCCATCCTGACCAATGAATTTGGTAATAACATTGAAATGATTACCAATTCAGAAAATTTGGGATACGCGGGCGGCAATAATGTCGGCATTAGACGAGCCTTGTCTGATGGGTGCGACGCCGTCTTGTTGTTGAACAATGACACGGTGGTTGCGCCCGACTTTTTGGATCACCTGGTTCGGCGTCTTTACTCTAACCCGACCACAGGAATGGTCGGACCAAAGATTCTCCAATACCAGCACCGGAAACGCGTCTGGTTCGCCGGCGGTCGTATTCGGTGGAACACCGGGATTCGCCTATCCCACATCGGCGTCAATCAGCCCGATAACGAAATGTATCGCCAACCAAAACCAATCGATTTTATGACCGGCTGCTGTCTGCTTATCAAACGCGAGACGATTGATCGAGTCGGTCTGCTACCGGAAGATTATTTTCTATACTTTGAAGATGCCGACTGGTCGGTGGCAGTAACCCGATCCGGCTATCAGATCTGGTACGAACCTAGCGCCGTGATTTGGCACAAAGAAGTATCCGAAGGACAAACCCTGTCCCCCATGAAAACCTATTATCTGACCAGAAACTATTTACGTTTTGGGATGAAATACGCCAACTGGCTCCAGAAAATCATTTTTATTCTGGCGTATATGCTCTATTATGGCCAGCTGTTTATCAAGAATGTCTTCAAGGGTCGGCGCGAACAGAATAAAATGATTATCAAAGGTTTACAAGATTACTTCACCCATGTATCCGGACCATTAGCACCCCCACGAACATGA